One segment of Segatella copri DNA contains the following:
- a CDS encoding AAA family ATPase translates to MQKYADYIKQIEIESLWSGTKHILWNLDRRVNILSGVNGVGKSTILNKVIKGLAAGGEFPSHMIKGVHLKVEPEESKWIRYDVIRSVDRPLMNAEMINKIDLTLVTELDWQLFQLQRKYLDYQVNIGNRIIAVLQSGEPDAAFKAQQLSEPKKMFQDMVDGLFKDTGKTIIRTANEIRFNQIGEQLLPYQLSAGEKQILAILLTVLVEDNQSYILFMDEPEISLHFEWQKQLIGLVLKLNPNIQIIMTTHSPAVVMDGWTDRVTDVSDITI, encoded by the coding sequence ATGCAGAAATATGCTGATTATATCAAACAGATAGAGATTGAATCTCTCTGGAGCGGTACCAAACATATTCTTTGGAACCTCGACCGCCGTGTCAATATCCTGAGTGGTGTAAACGGCGTGGGCAAGAGTACTATATTGAATAAGGTGATAAAGGGTCTGGCGGCTGGCGGCGAATTTCCTAGTCACATGATCAAAGGTGTGCATCTGAAGGTGGAGCCGGAGGAGTCAAAGTGGATTAGATATGATGTAATCCGCTCGGTAGATAGACCATTGATGAATGCCGAGATGATCAACAAGATAGACCTTACCCTGGTTACCGAACTCGACTGGCAGCTCTTCCAGCTGCAGCGCAAGTATCTGGATTACCAGGTGAACATCGGCAACCGCATCATCGCCGTGCTTCAGAGCGGCGAACCGGATGCTGCCTTCAAGGCTCAGCAGCTGAGCGAACCGAAGAAGATGTTCCAGGATATGGTAGATGGTCTTTTCAAGGATACCGGCAAGACCATTATCCGTACAGCCAACGAAATCCGCTTCAATCAGATAGGCGAGCAGCTCCTGCCTTATCAACTTTCGGCTGGTGAGAAGCAGATTCTTGCCATCCTCCTCACCGTGCTGGTGGAGGACAACCAGTCATACATCCTCTTTATGGATGAGCCGGAAATCAGCCTTCATTTCGAATGGCAGAAGCAGCTCATCGGTCTGGTGCTAAAACTCAATCCGAACATCCAGATCATCATGACCACCCACAGTCCTGCTGTGGTCATGGACGGATGGACCGATAGGGTGACGGATGTGAGCGACATCACGATATAA
- a CDS encoding DUF4435 domain-containing protein has product MAKRLTDNINSQFFEAANRMTSKKARRKIVAYVESYDDVFFWRSVLGKFENEKRYFDIMLPTRNQHLDRGKKAAISSMLKGVGRDMIACVDADYDYLRQGSTESSKQMLENPFIFHTYAYAIENFQCYARGLHETCVMVTLNDRRIFDFERFLESYSRTIWPLFLWHMLFYVRHRKMSMHFDMAEFDKVIMLPSVRIQDPKWAIDYLGKKVRAKLFQLECRFKKFKDELDDMALYLNNLGVNESNTYLYIQGHHLFDLVVSPIVQSVCDALRNDRENEIRDRALHSEQARTEMACYENSLGKVKMMMKKNTFYQFSPEFQKIQADVEEYLEK; this is encoded by the coding sequence ATGGCTAAACGTTTAACTGATAATATCAATTCTCAGTTCTTCGAGGCAGCCAACAGGATGACCTCGAAGAAGGCTCGGCGCAAGATTGTGGCTTACGTTGAGAGCTATGATGATGTCTTCTTCTGGCGTTCTGTACTGGGAAAGTTTGAAAATGAAAAACGCTATTTTGATATCATGCTGCCTACCCGTAACCAGCATTTAGACCGAGGCAAGAAGGCTGCAATCTCCAGTATGCTGAAGGGAGTAGGTAGGGATATGATAGCCTGTGTAGATGCCGATTACGATTATCTGCGTCAGGGCTCAACCGAGTCTTCCAAGCAGATGTTGGAGAATCCTTTCATCTTCCATACCTATGCCTATGCCATTGAAAATTTCCAATGTTATGCCAGAGGATTGCACGAAACCTGTGTGATGGTGACGCTCAACGACCGTCGCATCTTCGATTTCGAGCGTTTTCTTGAGTCCTATTCCCGTACCATCTGGCCCCTCTTCTTATGGCACATGCTGTTTTATGTGCGTCATCGCAAGATGTCGATGCATTTTGATATGGCGGAGTTTGATAAGGTCATCATGCTGCCTTCTGTCCGAATCCAGGATCCTAAATGGGCGATAGATTATTTGGGAAAGAAGGTGCGCGCAAAGCTGTTCCAGCTGGAGTGCCGCTTCAAGAAGTTTAAGGATGAGTTGGATGATATGGCTCTTTACCTCAACAATCTGGGTGTAAACGAGAGCAATACCTATTTATATATTCAGGGGCATCATCTCTTCGACCTGGTAGTTAGTCCTATCGTCCAGAGCGTCTGCGATGCTTTGCGCAACGATAGGGAGAACGAAATCCGCGACCGTGCCCTCCATTCCGAGCAGGCCCGCACCGAAATGGCATGTTATGAGAACAGTCTGGGCAAGGTGAAGATGATGATGAAGAAGAACACCTTCTACCAGTTCTCTCCCGAATTCCAGAAGATACAGGCGGATGTGGAAGAATATTTGGAAAAATAA
- a CDS encoding IS256 family transposase, which produces MDNLEIDYKKAAQQLRSGEALFGKDGALAPLLERILNSALEGEMDAHLSDEERSSGNRRNGKMSKKVQTKYGEVTIETPRDRDGTFQPETVKKRETILANGMADQIIEMYAMGTSTRDISSYFEREFNTTLSADTISSITDRVLPEITAWKSRMLDPVYAICWLDAIHYKVKDENGRAVTRAIYNILGINKEGQKELLGMYVSKSEGANFWLEVLTDLQNRGVRDILICCIDGLKGFPDAIQSVFPESSVQLCIVHQIRNSIKYVGSKHQKEFIKDLRTVYGAVNKDSAAANLDLLESKWGEMYPIVIKSWRDNWERLTEYFQYTPAIRKLIYTTNTVEGYHRQVRKVTKTKGVFPTDNSLEKLVYLAYRNIRKKWTMSLANWGQISQQLAIKFGDRFKIM; this is translated from the coding sequence ATGGACAACTTAGAAATTGATTACAAGAAAGCAGCTCAGCAGTTGCGTAGTGGTGAAGCCTTATTTGGCAAGGACGGAGCATTAGCTCCATTGTTAGAGCGTATTCTCAACTCAGCTCTCGAAGGTGAGATGGACGCTCATTTAAGTGACGAGGAACGCTCTTCCGGCAATCGTCGTAATGGTAAGATGAGTAAGAAGGTTCAAACAAAATATGGTGAGGTCACTATAGAGACTCCTCGTGACCGAGACGGAACTTTCCAACCTGAGACCGTAAAGAAGCGTGAGACTATTCTTGCCAATGGCATGGCAGACCAGATTATTGAGATGTACGCCATGGGCACCAGCACACGTGACATCAGCAGCTACTTTGAGCGTGAGTTCAACACAACTCTATCAGCCGATACTATCAGCTCTATAACAGACCGTGTATTACCCGAAATCACCGCCTGGAAGTCTCGCATGCTCGATCCTGTATATGCCATTTGCTGGCTTGATGCTATCCATTATAAGGTAAAGGATGAGAATGGCAGAGCTGTCACACGAGCCATTTACAACATTCTTGGCATCAACAAGGAAGGCCAAAAAGAACTGTTAGGTATGTATGTGTCTAAGAGTGAAGGAGCTAACTTCTGGCTAGAAGTTCTTACGGATCTTCAGAACCGTGGTGTTCGAGACATCTTGATTTGTTGTATTGATGGTCTCAAAGGCTTCCCGGATGCCATCCAAAGCGTATTTCCTGAGAGTTCTGTGCAGCTCTGTATTGTCCATCAGATACGCAATTCTATCAAGTATGTTGGCAGTAAGCATCAAAAGGAGTTTATCAAGGATTTAAGAACAGTATATGGTGCAGTAAACAAAGACTCCGCTGCTGCTAATTTAGACCTGTTAGAGTCTAAGTGGGGAGAGATGTACCCAATTGTCATCAAGTCATGGCGTGACAATTGGGAACGTCTGACAGAATATTTCCAATATACTCCAGCCATCCGTAAACTCATTTATACGACCAATACGGTTGAGGGGTATCACAGACAGGTAAGAAAGGTCACAAAGACTAAAGGGGTCTTTCCTACGGATAATTCTTTGGAGAAGCTTGTGTACTTAGCTTATCGCAACATCCGTAAGAAATGGACTATGTCACTGGCAAATTGGGGACAAATTTCTCAACAATTGGCAATAAAATTTGGAGATAGATTTAAAATTATGTAA
- a CDS encoding DUF4339 domain-containing protein, producing MNNDNFLSLDRLVEFGLGMSMARQMVNVMNESMQNMYVPGSIKTISATPSPTTIYVAIEGSSIGPLSESEFSQLVTNKTVTKDTLAWMPGMQNWQPIEKIPAILKIVALSPPPLPTNM from the coding sequence ATGAACAATGACAATTTTCTTTCCCTGGACCGGCTCGTAGAGTTCGGTCTGGGAATGTCAATGGCACGGCAGATGGTCAACGTCATGAACGAAAGCATGCAGAACATGTATGTACCAGGTTCGATAAAGACGATTTCTGCAACACCATCGCCTACAACTATCTATGTGGCAATAGAAGGAAGTTCCATAGGGCCACTAAGTGAAAGCGAATTTTCTCAGTTGGTAACCAACAAGACCGTAACCAAAGATACCTTGGCATGGATGCCAGGCATGCAGAATTGGCAGCCGATAGAGAAGATACCCGCTATTCTCAAAATTGTGGCTCTGTCACCACCGCCATTGCCAACAAATATGTAA
- a CDS encoding SPFH domain-containing protein encodes MGLFGKGKGGGLMNVIRCDETEYLVWKWRPLGQEVNSTSRENAIRYGSSLRVKDGEVAVFVYKQKNGPCQDFIVGPYDDTIKTANFPVLSSIVGMAFGGESPFQAEVYYLNLQGSNQVRFAVPYFDVADPRLPDYPVPVAVRGTLTFALEDYKNFIKLNRLIDFSLDAFKRQIKDVLVRKIKGLVTNVPSDLGMPVVQMERKIDEISDFLEKNLKDRIDEFGVKMKHLDIGAIEIDKESEAYLQVKGLTGDITAKTMHAQADLNIQNLKDTQALNMENMKETMRIQREEGQYAQHLQTQQNNMGAFSAGLQADVLKTTAQNLGKMGNMNMGSGGNNSMNPAGMMTGMMMGSALGNQMAGMMNNMGQQMQNAMNTPPPMPNIKYMLSVNGQQMGPYEMVQLQQMAQMGQLTKETYVWKQGMVQWELAGNVQELSSLFAPTCPPPPTPGDMGTPPPPPAQ; translated from the coding sequence ATGGGATTATTTGGAAAAGGTAAAGGCGGCGGACTGATGAATGTCATCCGCTGCGATGAAACAGAGTATTTGGTGTGGAAATGGCGACCATTAGGACAGGAAGTCAACTCTACAAGTAGGGAAAATGCTATTCGCTACGGCAGCAGCCTTCGTGTAAAGGACGGAGAGGTTGCGGTCTTTGTGTACAAACAGAAAAATGGTCCTTGCCAGGATTTTATCGTTGGGCCATACGATGACACTATCAAGACTGCTAACTTCCCGGTTCTTAGCAGCATTGTAGGAATGGCATTTGGTGGAGAATCACCATTCCAGGCAGAAGTGTATTACCTCAATCTTCAAGGCAGCAATCAGGTTAGGTTCGCCGTACCATACTTCGACGTGGCAGACCCTCGTCTTCCCGACTATCCCGTTCCTGTGGCAGTGCGTGGTACATTGACTTTTGCATTGGAGGATTATAAAAACTTCATTAAACTCAACCGACTTATCGATTTCAGCCTTGATGCCTTCAAACGACAGATTAAGGACGTACTGGTAAGAAAAATAAAAGGACTTGTTACCAATGTTCCATCAGATCTCGGAATGCCTGTAGTACAGATGGAACGCAAGATAGATGAAATCAGTGATTTCCTTGAAAAGAATTTAAAGGATCGAATTGACGAGTTTGGCGTAAAGATGAAACATCTCGACATCGGTGCTATAGAAATCGACAAAGAATCAGAAGCTTATCTGCAAGTAAAAGGACTAACGGGTGACATCACGGCAAAAACCATGCATGCGCAAGCCGACCTCAACATTCAAAATCTCAAGGATACTCAAGCTCTTAACATGGAGAATATGAAAGAGACTATGAGAATACAACGCGAGGAGGGACAATATGCCCAACATCTGCAGACCCAGCAAAACAACATGGGTGCTTTCTCTGCCGGATTACAGGCTGATGTTCTAAAAACTACAGCACAGAATTTAGGAAAGATGGGAAACATGAATATGGGAAGCGGAGGAAACAATTCCATGAACCCCGCAGGAATGATGACAGGCATGATGATGGGAAGCGCACTCGGCAACCAAATGGCTGGCATGATGAACAACATGGGACAACAAATGCAAAATGCAATGAACACGCCTCCACCTATGCCTAACATAAAGTATATGCTATCAGTCAACGGACAACAGATGGGACCTTACGAGATGGTTCAACTACAACAAATGGCACAAATGGGACAACTCACCAAAGAAACATACGTATGGAAACAGGGCATGGTTCAATGGGAACTGGCTGGCAACGTACAGGAACTAAGTAGCCTGTTTGCCCCAACATGTCCACCACCTCCAACTCCTGGTGATATGGGAACCCCTCCACCTCCTCCTGCACAATAA
- a CDS encoding YARHG domain-containing protein, giving the protein MYSKEFESKIKRYVGNGNISPQQRKELHEEAEKYKIDDEELDIVIDGYIYLAQHQMLNNATAYRVDSQKQKIDKPSVEYPTDDGFNFKDFIQLIVHNKWARLLAIAVLIVVFSPVIAVLLLGVVSLFQPSSETEKSTTRTDSTEIVVNTPDEANKNTTDSNEQADSSMAEKSTNNNDDNSENDISEADDSNENDDYDTGRLKFVAKEASARELVHQDIVGMSKNDLRILRNWLYAKHGYIFKSADLRNYFNNMSWYAPKYTDVTSRLSKVERRNVQFIKCYEEE; this is encoded by the coding sequence ATGTACTCAAAAGAATTTGAATCAAAGATAAAGCGATATGTCGGAAATGGAAACATTTCACCACAACAGCGCAAAGAACTTCATGAAGAGGCTGAAAAATATAAAATCGATGACGAAGAATTGGATATTGTCATCGACGGATATATCTATCTGGCACAACACCAGATGTTGAATAACGCCACGGCATATCGTGTAGACAGCCAGAAGCAGAAAATTGATAAACCAAGTGTTGAATATCCAACAGACGATGGTTTCAATTTCAAAGACTTCATACAACTGATAGTCCATAACAAATGGGCACGTCTATTGGCTATTGCCGTTTTGATTGTTGTCTTTTCCCCTGTTATAGCAGTTCTCTTACTGGGGGTTGTCTCCTTGTTCCAACCTTCGTCAGAAACAGAAAAATCTACAACAAGAACAGATAGTACGGAAATCGTAGTTAATACTCCAGACGAGGCAAACAAGAACACAACGGATTCTAACGAACAAGCAGACAGTTCCATGGCAGAGAAATCGACTAATAATAATGATGACAACTCAGAAAACGACATCAGCGAGGCAGACGATAGTAACGAGAACGATGACTACGATACAGGTCGACTGAAATTTGTTGCCAAAGAAGCATCTGCAAGAGAACTTGTTCATCAAGATATAGTAGGCATGTCCAAGAACGACCTACGTATTCTTCGCAACTGGTTATATGCAAAACATGGCTACATATTCAAAAGTGCAGATCTCCGGAACTACTTTAACAATATGAGTTGGTACGCCCCAAAATATACAGACGTCACATCACGTTTGTCAAAAGTTGAACGAAGGAACGTGCAATTTATCAAATGTTACGAAGAAGAATAG
- a CDS encoding type II toxin-antitoxin system antitoxin SocA domain-containing protein, whose product MMKSPFTGGNVVLHSEKRTAVFRKEKFEYTFLSYQCVDTRELFTTTELDTANTMQIYNQYRTKYGIPFPDEIRSIRRKYGLSATKMSVILGFGENQYRLYENGDMPSLTNGRILKTIQVPAVFATFVEAAKNLLNTEEYDKIMLCIEELEYESNTSKLIKQLIFTTDGRNQWNGYALPSISKLKNTMLYFIEKFNGVFVTQMNKLLFYADFLAYRSRGLGLTGLVFKAVPYGPVPERWDRVYSLVDDIEQMPIESKNGNSGTKLVSALEFDEASLSEEELSCLAKVYETFKNETPNTISEISHHEAAWLDNIGSHGRIDYDYAFSLKAL is encoded by the coding sequence ATGATGAAAAGTCCATTTACAGGAGGAAATGTAGTACTGCATTCGGAGAAACGAACAGCAGTTTTCAGAAAAGAAAAGTTCGAATACACTTTTCTTAGCTATCAGTGCGTAGATACACGCGAACTGTTTACAACAACAGAATTGGATACCGCCAATACAATGCAGATATATAATCAATATCGTACTAAGTATGGAATTCCATTCCCTGACGAGATACGCAGTATACGCAGAAAATATGGTCTGTCGGCCACCAAGATGTCAGTGATATTGGGGTTCGGTGAAAACCAATATCGACTGTACGAGAATGGTGATATGCCAAGTCTTACAAACGGAAGGATACTGAAGACCATACAAGTACCTGCAGTGTTTGCCACATTTGTTGAAGCTGCCAAAAACTTACTGAATACAGAGGAATACGACAAGATTATGTTGTGTATCGAGGAATTAGAATATGAATCAAACACCTCGAAACTTATCAAACAATTGATTTTTACTACCGATGGAAGAAATCAATGGAATGGCTATGCCCTGCCTTCAATAAGCAAATTAAAAAACACGATGCTGTACTTCATAGAGAAATTTAACGGAGTCTTCGTTACACAAATGAACAAACTTCTCTTCTATGCCGACTTTCTTGCCTACAGGAGCAGAGGATTAGGATTGACAGGCTTAGTATTTAAGGCAGTACCTTACGGACCAGTCCCAGAGCGATGGGACCGGGTGTATAGTCTCGTGGATGATATAGAGCAAATGCCTATCGAAAGCAAGAATGGAAACAGTGGAACAAAACTTGTGTCAGCATTGGAATTTGACGAAGCAAGTCTCAGTGAAGAAGAACTAAGTTGTCTCGCTAAGGTCTATGAAACATTCAAGAATGAAACGCCAAACACAATCTCGGAAATCAGCCATCATGAAGCAGCATGGCTCGACAACATAGGCAGTCATGGACGAATAGACTACGACTATGCCTTCTCGCTGAAGGCACTGTAA
- a CDS encoding toxin: MNKEDEVSLFLKRFKDKAKIFGIVFRDDRGKNTQALLDLEITALKRLEIIKNLEVDDFVEGPLEDTLNKVADLWVFGKKVKSQDVYIKISMGIANNSAVCISFHVAEYKLVYQFK, encoded by the coding sequence ATGAATAAAGAAGATGAAGTCTCGCTATTTCTAAAGCGTTTCAAGGACAAAGCTAAAATATTTGGCATAGTCTTCCGTGACGATAGAGGAAAAAATACTCAAGCCCTATTGGACTTGGAAATTACAGCCCTCAAACGTCTCGAAATCATCAAGAACCTAGAAGTTGATGATTTCGTAGAAGGTCCCTTAGAAGACACGCTTAACAAAGTGGCAGATTTATGGGTGTTTGGAAAGAAAGTAAAATCGCAGGATGTCTATATCAAAATTTCGATGGGCATCGCTAACAATAGCGCCGTGTGCATCTCTTTCCATGTCGCAGAGTATAAACTGGTTTATCAATTCAAATAA
- a CDS encoding type I phosphomannose isomerase catalytic subunit produces MKPLKFQPLLKSTIWGGSKIITFKHLDVKQENVGESWEISGVPGNESIVADGEMQGKNLNEVVAERKGSFLGEENYKRFGNEFPLLIKFIDANRDLSIQVHPNDEIAKKQGKERGKTEMWYALPCEPDAKLYNGLKMQITPEQYKEMVENDTITDALAQYNMKEDDCFFIPAGRIHAIGTGCFVVEIQQTSDVTYRIYDFKRKDKDGNYRQLHTKEAAECIDYTVLPDYRQHYTPAKNQGVSMVQCPYFTTAVYDLDEPMTLDYSELDSFVILIGLKGESKITDNEGNEITLQGGESIVVPASTKTLKIEGTLKFLETYV; encoded by the coding sequence ATGAAACCATTAAAATTTCAACCGCTATTAAAATCCACCATCTGGGGTGGCAGTAAGATTATCACTTTCAAGCATCTCGACGTAAAGCAAGAGAATGTGGGAGAAAGCTGGGAAATCTCTGGAGTACCAGGAAATGAAAGCATCGTAGCCGATGGCGAGATGCAGGGCAAGAATCTCAACGAGGTTGTTGCAGAACGGAAGGGAAGCTTCCTCGGAGAAGAGAACTACAAGCGTTTCGGCAATGAGTTTCCACTGCTCATCAAGTTTATCGATGCCAACCGCGACCTCTCTATCCAGGTGCATCCTAATGATGAAATTGCCAAGAAGCAAGGTAAGGAACGCGGCAAGACCGAGATGTGGTATGCGCTGCCATGCGAGCCGGATGCCAAACTCTACAACGGCTTGAAGATGCAGATTACTCCTGAGCAGTACAAGGAGATGGTAGAGAACGATACCATCACCGATGCCCTGGCTCAGTATAACATGAAGGAGGACGACTGCTTCTTTATCCCAGCCGGCAGAATTCACGCCATCGGAACAGGCTGTTTCGTTGTCGAGATTCAGCAGACCAGCGATGTTACCTATCGCATCTACGACTTCAAACGCAAGGACAAGGATGGCAACTATCGTCAGCTCCACACCAAGGAGGCTGCTGAGTGCATCGACTACACCGTATTGCCAGACTATCGCCAGCACTACACTCCTGCCAAGAATCAGGGTGTAAGCATGGTGCAGTGTCCTTACTTCACCACAGCCGTTTATGATCTCGATGAGCCAATGACGCTGGATTATTCAGAATTGGACAGCTTCGTGATTCTGATTGGCTTGAAGGGTGAGTCTAAGATTACCGACAACGAGGGTAACGAGATTACGCTCCAGGGCGGCGAAAGCATCGTTGTTCCTGCCAGCACCAAGACATTGAAGATAGAAGGAACCTTGAAGTTCCTGGAGACATACGTATAA
- a CDS encoding TrkH family potassium uptake protein, translating to MINRKLIYKILGQLLFIEAFLLFVSLLVAFYYQQDDIFAFIVATLTTIGGGLVLKWRGHGADNSMSRRDAYLVVTLSWIVFSFFGTLPFMVSGYINNFTDAYFETMSGFTTTGATILDDVECFPHGLLFWRSLTQWIGGLGIVFFTIALLPSLVGGQTKVFAAEATGPIKTKLHPRLSTSAKWIWSIYLMLTIACIASYYVAGMNLFDSFNYAMSTTATGGFATHNSSTEFFHSPALEYICTFFCFLSGVNFTLLYAAVIKFKIKDLFKNSEFKFYAFMVAAFSAFIMVELMVMRNYDVEHAFRSAIFQVVSFITTTGLFNDDAAVWPHVTWVVLAACMFFGACSGSTSGGLKCIRGVMLVRMVKNEFRQILHPNAVLPLKIDGVNVPMQKRVTLLAFLTTYLIICLVISFTMIAMGIDNTNAITITLSCVGNVGPTLGTEIGPTMSWSELPDVAKWFCSLMMLIGRLEIFSVLVIFTPAFWREN from the coding sequence ATGATAAACAGAAAATTAATATATAAGATTTTAGGGCAACTGCTTTTCATAGAAGCATTCCTGCTCTTCGTCAGTCTGCTGGTAGCTTTCTATTACCAGCAGGACGACATCTTTGCCTTCATTGTGGCAACACTTACCACTATCGGAGGCGGACTGGTGCTGAAATGGCGAGGACACGGAGCAGATAACTCAATGTCGCGCCGTGATGCCTATCTCGTGGTAACGCTCTCATGGATTGTATTCAGTTTCTTCGGAACCCTCCCCTTCATGGTGAGTGGATACATCAACAACTTTACCGATGCCTACTTTGAAACCATGTCGGGATTTACGACAACGGGAGCCACGATATTAGACGATGTAGAATGTTTTCCCCACGGACTGCTTTTCTGGCGTTCGCTCACCCAATGGATAGGCGGTCTGGGAATCGTGTTCTTCACCATCGCCCTGCTGCCATCGCTTGTAGGAGGACAGACCAAGGTGTTTGCTGCCGAGGCAACAGGACCTATCAAAACGAAATTGCATCCCCGGCTTTCCACTTCGGCCAAATGGATATGGAGTATCTATCTGATGCTCACCATCGCCTGCATCGCCTCCTACTATGTGGCAGGAATGAATCTCTTCGACAGTTTCAACTATGCGATGAGCACGACGGCAACGGGTGGTTTCGCTACCCACAACAGCAGTACCGAGTTCTTCCATTCACCAGCGCTGGAATACATCTGTACGTTCTTCTGTTTCCTGTCGGGTGTGAACTTCACCCTGCTCTATGCAGCCGTCATCAAGTTTAAAATCAAGGATCTGTTCAAGAACTCAGAGTTTAAGTTCTATGCATTCATGGTTGCTGCATTCAGCGCCTTCATCATGGTAGAGCTGATGGTGATGCGCAACTACGATGTGGAGCATGCCTTCAGAAGTGCTATCTTCCAGGTGGTTTCTTTCATCACCACCACCGGTCTGTTTAACGACGATGCTGCTGTGTGGCCTCATGTTACCTGGGTGGTATTGGCAGCCTGCATGTTCTTCGGAGCCTGCTCGGGCAGTACGAGTGGAGGTTTGAAATGTATCCGTGGCGTGATGCTGGTAAGAATGGTGAAGAATGAATTCCGCCAGATTCTGCATCCTAACGCCGTGCTGCCATTGAAGATTGATGGTGTGAACGTACCGATGCAGAAGCGTGTTACGCTGCTTGCCTTCCTCACCACTTATCTCATCATCTGTCTGGTGATATCGTTCACGATGATAGCCATGGGCATCGACAATACAAATGCCATCACCATCACCCTGAGTTGTGTGGGTAATGTGGGACCTACGCTGGGTACGGAAATCGGACCAACCATGTCGTGGAGCGAACTGCCGGATGTGGCAAAATGGTTCTGCTCGCTGATGATGCTCATCGGTCGTCTGGAAATATTCAGTGTGCTGGTTATCTTTACACCAGCATTCTGGAGAGAGAACTAA